The following coding sequences lie in one Zingiber officinale cultivar Zhangliang chromosome 2B, Zo_v1.1, whole genome shotgun sequence genomic window:
- the LOC122046026 gene encoding putative protein TPRXL, with protein sequence MDSGNTSSLHSSSGGGGGGSEDVDSLSAFFHTSASPSGVALPTPLPPSSSVGSHFLDYYSLFYHDSSSSSPAPHLPSASGSQPSTAEVEAQADPPAAPPPRNSRKRSRASRRAPTTVLTTDTSNFRAMVQEFTGIPAAPFAAPSVSSSLFLRPRIDQFLHPSSSSSAAASPFLLRPFLHKPHSPPSFTNPIPNPPSLPPSLNLTNTASTSASAALSNPISNQLPPNLHSLLHPPIPPTFFASDDFAALHPALFVPDPATSNWAGVDFSGAGVSRPHISVAGSCKPSYASPAAPVAERVIGEKPEAEVAGRNSDNAAEPSWIRSSSD encoded by the coding sequence ATGGATTCCGGCAACACCAGTAGCCTCCACTCCTCCTCCGGCGGCGGAGGAGGCGGCAGCGAAGACGTCGACTCCCTCTCCGCCTTCTTCCACACATCCGCCTCCCCCTCCGGCGTCGCCCTTCCGACTCCGCTGCCCCCCTCTTCCTCCGTAGGTTCTCACTTCCTCGACTACTACTCCCTTTTCTACCAtgattcctcctcctcctccccggCTCCGCACCTCCCCTCTGCCTCAGGAAGCCAACCTTCAACCGCGGAGGTGGAGGCGCAGGCCGATCCCCCGGCGGCTCCGCCTCCGCGGAACTCGAGGAAGCGATCCCGTGCCTCGCGCCGAGCCCCCACCACGGTGCTCACGACGGACACCTCCAACTTCCGCGCCATGGTCCAGGAGTTCACCGGAATCCCAGCCGCCCCCTTCGCCGCCCCCTCcgtctcctcctccctcttcctcCGCCCCCGCATCGACCAATTCCTccacccctcctcctcctcctctgccgCTGCGTCACCCTTCCTCCTCCGCCCCTTCCTCCACAAGCCCCACTCGCCTCCCTCCTTCACCAATCCCATTCCCAATCCTCCTAGTCTTCCCCCTTCTCTAAACCTAACAAACACCGCCTCCACCTCCGCCTCCGCCGCCCTATCTAACCCTATTTCTAACCAACTCCCGCCCAACCTCCACTCTCTCCTCCACCCACCGATCCCACCAACCTTCTTCGCCTCCGACGACTTCGCGGCCCTTCATCCGGCGCTCTTCGTCCCCGACCCTGCCACCTCCAACTGGGCCGGCGTCGACTTCTCTGGCGCCGGCGTCTCGCGACCACACATCAGCGTGGCCGGCAGTTGCAAGCCATCCTACGCCTCGCCGGCCGCGCCGGTGGCGGAACGAGTCATCGGGGAAAAACCAGAGGCAGAGGTCGCCGGAAGGAACAGCGACAACGCGGCAGAGCCATCGTGGATTCGTTCTTCGTCCGATTGA